A section of the Cydia splendana chromosome 1, ilCydSple1.2, whole genome shotgun sequence genome encodes:
- the LOC134792629 gene encoding glucose dehydrogenase [FAD, quinone]-like, translated as MMTHTIGIPTTPGVNPLDLFRDEYPLPKGYSQPLDEYDYIVVGAGSAGSALASRLSEDKQKTRPMVLVLEAGKPECLLTEVPMLAAQWPISEYAWPYQAEPQPGICTASENNRCYWPRGKAVGGTSLINFMIYTRGRPQDWDRIAADGNYGWSYKDVVPYYMKAEKADLRKLPKHPKYHGEEGPLNVENMSFRTGLVEAFLEAGRQMGYPTVDYNSPDGFGFGYVQTTTHYGHRVTAAKAYLHGHKRRRNLHILPSTTVTKVLIEPKTKRAYGVEYVRNGRKYTVRCRREVILSAGPIASPQLLMLSGVGPKKHLESLGIPVIKDLPVGRTLYDHVAFPGIVFPLSRNNASLTIAKVLQVKNLIQWFTYGEGPLSSIGSIEGIGYIKTSQSDDPEQVPDIELISMAGSIALDDGLFLRRAWKIKDKTYNEAFAPLHGRDTWSAVPMLLHPKSKGYLELRDTNPFSHPIMHGNYLSDPRDLATLKEAVKTVIQIGQSEPFRKYGGQLHLAYYSQCKNEAPGSDAYWDCAIRTLLISLHHQIATCRMGPPNDPNAVVDPELRVYGIDGLRVVDSGVIPRPTAAHTNAPAIMIGEKAADMIKQTWCSVVH; from the exons GTTACAGCCAACCGCTGGACGAATACGACTACATCGTCGTCGGCGCTGGTTCAGCAGGGTCGGCGCTGGCGTCCCGCCTGTCCGAAGACAAGCAGAAGACACGACCCATGGTACTGGTGCTGGAGGCTGGGAAGCCGGAGTGCCTGCTCACCGAGGTTCCCATGCTGGCGGCGCAGTGGCCGATCTCTGAGTATGCGTGGCCGTACCAGGCGGAGCCGCAGCCTGGCATATGCACag CGAGCGAGAACAACCGCTGCTACTGGCCCCGCGGCAAGGCTGTGGGGGGCACGAGTCTCATCAACTTCATGATATACACCCGCGGACGGCCGCAGGACTGGGACAGGATCGCTGCCGACGGGAACTATGGGTG GTCATATAAAGATGTCGTGCCTTATTACATGAAGGCTGAGAAGGCAGATCTGAGGAAGCTGCCTAAACACCCTAAATACCACGGTGAAGAGGGCCCCCTTAACGTCGAGAATATGTCTTTCAG AACTGGGTTAGTCGAGGCGTTTTTGGAAGCTGGAAGGCAAATGGGCTACCCAACTGTCGACTATAACTCACCAGACGGCTTTGGCTTCGGATACGTGCAAACCACTACACACTACGGACATCGTGTCACCGCCGCTAAAGCCTATCTTCATGGCCACAAACGTAGGAGGAACCTGCACATCCTTCCCTCAACGACCGTCACTAAAGTCCTCATTGAACCTAAGACCAAGAGAGCTTACGGCGTTGAATACGTCAGGAATGGAAGAAAATACACAGTAAGGTGTCGTAGAGAGGTGATTCTATCAGCCGGTCCCATCGCTTCACCTCAACTTCTCATGCTGTCAGGAGTCGGCCCTAAAAAGCATTTAGAGTCCCTTGGAATACCAGTCATTAAAGACTTGCCCGTAGGAAGGACGTTGTATGATCACGTAGCGTTCCCAGGAATTGTATTTCCACTGAGCAGGAACAACGCAAGTCTGACGATTGCAAAAGTTTTgcaagtgaaaaatttaatACAGTGGTTTACATATGGCGAAGGGCCACTTTCCAGTATCGGTTCGATTGAAGGTATCGGATATATTAAAACATCACAGTCGGATGATCCTGAGCAAGTGCCTGATATTGAACTAATTTCCATGGCAGGCTCCATAGCTTTAGATGATGGCCTTTTCCTTAGAAGAGCGTGGAAAATTAAAGACAAAACTTACAACGAAGCCTTTGCTCCCTTGCATGGGCGCGACACTTGGTCTGCCGTTCCAATGCTTTTGCATCCAAAATCCAAAGGCTATTTAGAGCTTCGTGATACCAATCCCTTCTCTCATCCAATAATGCATGGTAATTACTTAAGCGATCCTCGGGATTTAGCGACTTTGAAGGAAGCTGTTAAGACGGTGATCCAAATAGGGCAATCAGAGCCTTTTAGGAAGTATGGTGGACAGTTGCATCTGGCTTATTATTCTCAGTGTAAGAATGAGGCGCCAGGATCGGATGCTTATTGGGATTGTGCTATCAGGACGCTTCTCATAAGTCTTCACCATCAGATAGCGACGTGTCGGATGGGGCCACCGAATGACCCCAATGCGGTGGTGGACCCCGAGTTGCGAGTTTACGGGATCGACGGGCTGAGGGTGGTAGACTCGGGGGTGATCCCCCGGCCAACGGCAGCGCACACCAACGCACCAGCGATTATGATCGGCGAGAAGGCAGCTGATATGATAAAACAGACATGGTGCAGTGTGGtgcattaa